The Fusobacterium periodonticum ATCC 33693 genome includes a window with the following:
- a CDS encoding metallophosphoesterase produces MKKILVLSDSHSYFDKALKIFEIEKPDVVIAAGDGIGDIDDLSYVHPEATYYMVKGNCDFFERNHSEEKIFEIEGKKFFLTHGHLYDVKRSLSSIKEMTKKLKANLTIFGHTHKPYIEYCEDEILFNPGATEDGRYGLIILKDGNIQLFHKQLQL; encoded by the coding sequence ATGAAGAAGATTTTGGTCTTATCAGATTCACATTCATATTTTGATAAGGCTCTAAAAATTTTTGAAATAGAAAAACCCGATGTAGTTATAGCTGCTGGTGATGGAATAGGGGACATAGATGATTTAAGCTATGTCCATCCAGAAGCTACCTACTATATGGTAAAAGGAAACTGTGATTTTTTTGAAAGAAATCATAGTGAAGAAAAGATTTTTGAAATAGAAGGAAAAAAGTTTTTTTTAACTCATGGACATCTATATGATGTAAAAAGAAGTCTAAGTTCTATAAAAGAGATGACTAAAAAGTTAAAAGCTAATCTTACTATCTTTGGTCATACTCATAAACCATATATAGAATATTGTGAAGATGAGATACTTTTTAATCCAGGAGCAACAGAAGATGGAAGATATGGCCTTATTATTTTAAAAGATGGTAATATACAATTGTTTCACAAACAATTACAGTTGTGA
- the gyrB gene encoding DNA topoisomerase (ATP-hydrolyzing) subunit B: MSYEAQNITVLEGLEAVRKRPGMYIGTTSERGLHHLVWEIVDNSVDEALAGYCNKIDVKILPDNIIEVVDNGRGIPTDIHPKYGKSALEIVLTVLHAGGKFENDNYKVSGGLHGVGVSVVNALSEWLEVEVRKEGNVYYQKYYRGKPEEDVKIIGSCEESEHGTTVRFKADRDIFETLIYNYFTLSNRLKELAYLNRGLTITLSDLRKEEKKEETYKFDGGILDFLNEIVKEEATIVDKPFYVSSEQDNVGVDVTFTYTTSQNEVIYSFVNNINTHEGGTHVQGFRTALTKVINDVGKAQGLLKDKDGKLMGNDIREGVVAIVSTKIPQPQFEGQTKGKLGNSEISGIVNTIVSNSLKIFLEDNPAITKIVIEKILNSKKAREAAQKARELVLRKSVLEVGSLPGKLADCTSKKAEECEIFIVEGDSAGGSAKQGRDRYNQAILPLRGKIINVEKAGLHKSLESSEIRAMVTAFGTSIGETFDISKLRYGKIILMTDADVDGAHIRTLILTFLYRYMKDLITEGNIYIACPPLYKVSSGKQIIYAYNDLELKNVLGQMNQENKKYTIQRYKGLGEMNPEQLWETTMNPDGRLLLKVSIDNAREADMLFDKLMGDKVEPRREFIEEHAEYVKNIDI, translated from the coding sequence ATGAGTTATGAAGCACAGAATATAACAGTTCTGGAAGGTTTGGAAGCTGTTAGAAAAAGGCCAGGTATGTATATAGGTACAACATCAGAAAGAGGGCTACATCATTTGGTGTGGGAAATAGTTGATAACTCTGTAGATGAGGCTTTAGCTGGTTATTGTAATAAAATAGATGTTAAAATTCTTCCTGACAATATAATAGAAGTTGTCGATAATGGTAGAGGAATCCCAACAGATATACATCCTAAATATGGAAAATCTGCACTAGAAATAGTTTTAACAGTTTTACATGCTGGTGGAAAATTTGAAAATGATAACTATAAGGTTTCAGGAGGTCTACATGGAGTTGGAGTTTCAGTAGTTAATGCACTTTCTGAATGGTTAGAAGTTGAAGTTAGAAAAGAAGGAAATGTATATTATCAAAAATACTACAGAGGAAAACCAGAAGAAGATGTTAAAATAATAGGTTCTTGTGAAGAAAGTGAACATGGTACAACAGTAAGATTTAAAGCAGACAGAGATATTTTTGAAACATTGATATATAATTATTTTACTCTTTCAAATAGATTAAAAGAATTAGCTTACTTAAATAGAGGCTTAACTATAACTCTTTCAGATTTAAGAAAAGAGGAAAAGAAAGAAGAAACTTATAAATTTGATGGTGGGATTTTAGACTTCTTAAATGAAATAGTAAAAGAAGAAGCAACTATTGTAGATAAACCATTTTATGTTTCATCAGAACAAGATAATGTAGGAGTAGATGTAACATTTACTTATACAACTTCACAAAATGAGGTTATCTATTCTTTTGTTAATAATATCAATACTCATGAAGGTGGAACACACGTTCAAGGTTTTAGAACTGCTTTAACAAAAGTTATAAATGATGTAGGTAAGGCTCAAGGTTTACTAAAAGATAAAGACGGTAAACTTATGGGAAATGATATAAGAGAAGGGGTTGTGGCAATAGTATCAACAAAAATACCTCAACCACAATTTGAAGGACAGACTAAAGGAAAATTAGGAAACTCTGAAATTTCAGGAATAGTAAATACTATTGTTTCAAATAGCTTAAAAATATTTTTAGAAGATAATCCTGCTATAACTAAGATAGTTATAGAAAAGATATTAAATTCTAAGAAAGCTAGAGAAGCAGCTCAAAAAGCTAGAGAGTTAGTTTTAAGAAAATCTGTTTTAGAAGTTGGATCTCTTCCTGGAAAATTAGCAGATTGTACTTCTAAAAAAGCTGAAGAATGTGAAATCTTTATAGTTGAAGGAGATTCAGCTGGAGGTTCTGCAAAACAAGGTAGAGATAGATATAATCAAGCAATCTTACCACTTAGAGGAAAGATAATAAATGTTGAAAAAGCAGGATTACATAAATCATTAGAAAGCTCAGAAATAAGAGCTATGGTAACTGCATTTGGAACAAGTATAGGGGAAACGTTTGATATATCAAAATTGAGATATGGAAAAATAATTCTTATGACTGATGCTGATGTTGATGGTGCTCACATAAGAACATTAATTTTAACTTTCTTATATAGATATATGAAAGATTTAATCACAGAAGGAAATATATATATTGCTTGTCCTCCACTATATAAAGTATCATCAGGTAAGCAAATTATATATGCTTACAATGATTTAGAATTAAAAAATGTCTTAGGACAAATGAATCAAGAAAATAAAAAATATACTATACAAAGATATAAAGGTTTAGGAGAAATGAACCCTGAGCAACTTTGGGAAACAACAATGAACCCTGATGGAAGATTACTTCTAAAAGTATCAATAGATAATGCAAGAGAAGCAGATATGTTATTTGATAAACTTATGGGAGATAAGGTTGAACCAAGAAGAGAATTTATAGAAGAACATGCAGAATATGTAAAAAATATAGATATATAA
- the gyrA gene encoding DNA gyrase subunit A codes for MSNVDNRYIEEELKESYLDYSMSVIVSRALPDVRDGLKPVHRRILFAMNEMGMTNDKPFKKSARIVGEVLGKYHPHGDSAVYGTMVRMAQDFNYRYLLVEGHGNFGSIDGDSAAAMRYTEARMEKITAELLEDIDKDTIDWRKNFDDSLDEPTVLPAKLPNLLLNGAIGIAVGMATNIPPHNLGELVDGILALIDNKDIEILELMNYIKGPDFPTGAIIDGRAGIIEAYKTGRGKIKVRGKVDIEEQKNGKANIIVSEIPYQLNKANLIEKIANLVKEKKITEISDLRDESNREGIRVVIEVKKGEEPELVLNKLYKYTDLQTTFGVIMLSLVNNVPRVLNLKEMLNEYIKHRFDVITRRTAFDLDKAEKRAHILKGYQIALENIDRIIELIRASSDGTVAREQLIEKYGFTDIQARSILDMKLQRLTGLEREKIDNEYKEIEALIKELREVLSDNSKIYEIMKKELLELKDKYNDKRRTQIEEERMEILPEDLIKDEEIIITYTNKGYVKRIEASKYKAQRRGGRGVSALNTIEDDYAEKIITASTLDTMMIFTDKGKVYNIRAYEIPDLSKQSRGRLLSNIINLSEGEKVSDTIVIKEFLPEKEIVFITKNGLIKKTSLGEFKNINNSGLIAIKIKEDDDIIFVGLIEDVTKEEILIATHDGYCTRFLTDTIRPTGRSTQGVKAITLREGDAVVSAMLIKNPETDILTITENGYGKRTSLDEYPQYNRGGKGVINLKASEKTGKVVSVLEVTEDEELMCITSNGIVIRTSISEISRIGRATQGVRIMKVADEEKVAAITKIKKEEEELED; via the coding sequence ATGTCAAATGTTGATAATAGATACATTGAAGAAGAGTTAAAAGAATCTTACTTGGATTACTCAATGAGTGTTATAGTAAGTAGAGCATTGCCAGATGTAAGAGATGGTCTGAAGCCTGTTCATAGAAGAATTCTATTTGCTATGAATGAAATGGGGATGACCAACGACAAGCCATTTAAGAAATCTGCCAGAATCGTTGGAGAAGTTTTAGGTAAGTATCACCCTCATGGAGATTCAGCTGTTTATGGAACAATGGTAAGAATGGCACAAGATTTCAATTATAGATATCTTTTAGTTGAAGGACATGGAAACTTTGGGTCTATAGATGGAGACTCAGCAGCAGCAATGAGATATACTGAAGCAAGAATGGAAAAAATAACTGCTGAATTGTTAGAAGATATTGATAAGGATACTATAGATTGGAGAAAGAACTTTGATGACTCCTTAGATGAACCTACAGTATTACCAGCAAAATTACCTAATTTACTTCTTAATGGAGCAATAGGTATAGCAGTTGGTATGGCAACTAACATACCTCCTCATAACTTAGGAGAATTAGTTGATGGTATTCTTGCTTTAATAGATAATAAAGATATAGAAATTTTAGAACTTATGAACTATATCAAAGGACCAGATTTTCCAACAGGAGCTATAATAGATGGTAGAGCTGGAATTATAGAAGCCTATAAAACAGGTAGAGGTAAGATAAAAGTAAGAGGAAAAGTAGATATAGAAGAGCAAAAGAATGGGAAAGCTAATATAATAGTAAGTGAAATTCCATATCAATTAAATAAGGCTAATCTAATTGAAAAAATAGCAAATTTAGTTAAAGAAAAGAAAATAACTGAAATTTCAGATTTAAGAGATGAGTCAAACAGAGAAGGTATTAGAGTAGTAATTGAAGTTAAGAAAGGTGAAGAACCTGAACTTGTTCTAAATAAGCTATATAAATATACAGATTTACAAACTACTTTTGGTGTTATAATGCTATCTTTAGTAAATAATGTACCAAGAGTTTTAAATCTAAAAGAAATGTTGAATGAATATATCAAACATAGATTTGATGTAATTACAAGAAGAACAGCATTTGACTTAGATAAAGCAGAAAAAAGAGCACATATTTTAAAAGGTTATCAAATAGCTTTAGAAAATATTGATAGAATAATTGAACTTATCAGAGCATCTTCTGATGGTACAGTTGCAAGAGAACAATTAATTGAAAAATATGGATTTACAGATATTCAAGCTAGATCAATACTTGATATGAAATTACAAAGATTGACAGGTTTGGAAAGAGAAAAAATCGATAATGAGTATAAAGAAATTGAGGCTTTAATAAAGGAATTAAGAGAAGTTTTATCTGACAACTCTAAAATTTATGAAATAATGAAAAAAGAATTATTAGAATTAAAAGATAAGTATAATGACAAAAGAAGAACTCAAATTGAAGAAGAAAGAATGGAAATTCTTCCTGAAGATTTAATAAAAGATGAAGAAATCATCATCACATATACTAATAAAGGATATGTAAAGAGAATAGAAGCAAGCAAATATAAGGCACAAAGAAGAGGTGGAAGAGGAGTATCAGCCCTTAACACTATCGAAGATGACTATGCTGAAAAGATAATAACAGCTTCAACTCTTGATACTATGATGATATTTACTGATAAAGGAAAGGTATATAATATAAGAGCTTATGAAATTCCTGATTTATCTAAACAATCAAGAGGAAGATTATTAAGTAATATAATAAATCTTTCAGAAGGTGAAAAAGTAAGCGATACTATAGTAATAAAAGAATTTCTTCCAGAAAAAGAAATTGTCTTTATAACTAAGAATGGTTTAATAAAGAAAACTTCTTTAGGAGAATTTAAAAATATCAATAATTCAGGTTTAATAGCTATAAAAATCAAAGAAGATGATGACATTATCTTCGTTGGTCTAATAGAAGATGTAACTAAGGAAGAAATATTGATAGCTACTCATGATGGATATTGTACAAGATTCTTAACTGATACAATAAGACCTACAGGAAGAAGCACTCAAGGAGTTAAGGCTATAACTCTAAGAGAAGGGGATGCAGTTGTGTCAGCTATGCTTATCAAAAATCCTGAAACAGATATTTTAACTATAACTGAAAATGGATATGGTAAGAGAACTAGTCTTGATGAATACCCTCAATATAATAGAGGTGGAAAAGGAGTTATAAACTTAAAAGCAAGTGAAAAAACAGGTAAAGTTGTTTCTGTGCTTGAAGTTACTGAAGATGAAGAACTTATGTGCATAACTTCTAATGGAATAGTTATCAGAACTTCTATAAGTGAAATATCTCGTATTGGTAGAGCAACACAAGGTGTTAGAATTATGAAAGTTGCAGATGAAGAAAAAGTTGCAGCAATTACAAAAATAAAAAAAGAAGAAGAAGAATTAGAAGATTAG